A window of the Bacillus sp. A301a_S52 genome harbors these coding sequences:
- a CDS encoding GntR family transcriptional regulator, translating to MRTDKPIYLTIREKIEDQIINNQLKEGEQAPSTNQLVNFYKINHATVSKGVNQLVDEGILYKKRGIGMFVAEGAREKLIQARKESFIDEYVVMLVEEADKLGFEEDDIINFIKQVKGRERS from the coding sequence ATGCGAACAGATAAACCTATCTACTTAACGATAAGGGAGAAAATTGAAGATCAAATAATCAATAATCAACTTAAAGAAGGAGAGCAAGCCCCTTCAACCAATCAACTTGTTAATTTTTATAAAATTAATCATGCGACCGTATCAAAAGGGGTTAATCAATTAGTTGATGAAGGGATTCTTTACAAGAAGAGAGGAATTGGCATGTTTGTAGCAGAGGGAGCGAGAGAAAAGCTTATTCAAGCTCGAAAAGAATCTTTTATTGATGAATATGTTGTCATGCTCGTAGAAGAGGCTGATAAATTAGGATTTGAAGAAGATGACATTATAAACTTTATTAAACAAGTAAAAGGACGTGAGAGGTCATGA